Proteins encoded by one window of Cannabis sativa cultivar Pink pepper isolate KNU-18-1 chromosome 4, ASM2916894v1, whole genome shotgun sequence:
- the LOC115713119 gene encoding putative multidrug resistance protein: MWKKSGGLFRYADGKDKWLMVFGTLGSIGDGLMTPLTMLVLSRLISDFGVANTSFSNDVVDKYSLRMLYVAIGVGISAFIEGVCWTRTAERQTSRMRMEYLRSVLRQEVSFFDTQSTSSHTFQVVSSVSSDAHLIQDTMAEKVLFFKVFKHFSYFLSSSSFESYIFFVLFQQIPNFLAHLSSFLFCFPIAFMLSWRLSVAVFPFCLMFVIPGIGFGKVLKELGTKIKDAYGNAGGIAEQAISSIRTVYSYVGENHTMTKFSKALENCSKLGIKQGLMKGILMGSMGMIYATWAFQAWVGSLLVAERGEKGGYVFISGVCVILGGVSVILALPNLSFISEALIAADRIFVMIERVPLIDNEDEKGKVLQHVKGNIEFRDVEFSYPSRPDTPILQGFNLKVKSSKMVGLVGGSGSGKSTIISLLERFYDPIRGHIFLDGNKLKTLEIKWLRSQMGLVNQEPILFATSIKENIFFGKEGASMEDVINAAKDANAHEFIVKLPERYDTQVGQFGVQLSGGQKQRIAIARALVRNPRILLLDEATSALDAHSERVVQEALDKASRGRTTIVIAHRLSTIQNADTIVVLQSGKVVEIGSHDELIQRKHGTGGAYSKMVELQQSSIQRDDISIGFHHPTKGRKQDKMMSAYSSMSPAKVRSSWQNSPATTPFSPIFSMSVTNSFQMSQYDNDHNKRSHDDSYSSPSQWRLLKMNAPEWKQAILGCLGAAGFGAIQPIHAYCLGTVVSVYFLKDSSQIKSEMKMYCYIFLILTGLSFITNLLQHYNFAIMGERLTKRVRERMLEEMLTFEIGWFDQDDNTSAAICARLANEASMVRSLISDRISLLVQVFFSASLAFIIGLIITWRVAIVMIAMQPLLVGSFYSKSVLMKSMSRKAQKAQSKGSQLASEAAINHRTITAFSSQKRVLDLFWLSMEGPKKENIKQSWFSGIGLFTSQFLTTAAISLTFWYGGRLINSGQVSSKHLFQAFFLLISTGKNIADAGSMTSDLARGASAIKSIFAILDRKSEIEPENPKAIKKTIKGQIELKNIFFSYPVRPDQMIFEGLTLKIEAGRTMALVGQSGSGKSTVIGLIERFYDPLKGSILVDGLDIKDYDLRKLRSQIALVSQEPTLFGGSIRENIQYGKEDASEVEMRKAAKLANAHEFISSMKDGYDTYCGERGVQLSGGQKQRIALARAILKNPKILLLDEATSALDSTSENLVQEALEKMMVGRTCVVVAHRLSTIQKADIIVVIKNGKVAEKGSHAELLSIGHHGAYFSLVKLQNHSQN, from the exons ATGTGGAAGAAAAGTGGTGGTCTGTTTAGGTATGCCGATGGTAAAGACAAGTGGCTAATGGTGTTTGGGACTTTGGGTAGCATTGGAGATGGGCTCATGACACCACTCACCATGTTGGTTCTTAGTCGTTTGATAAGTGATTTTGGAGTAGCCAACACTTCTTTCTCAAATGATGTTGTAGACAAG tacTCACTCAGAATGCTCTATGTTGCCATTGGGGTTGGAATATCTGCTTTCATTG AAGGAGTTTGTTGGACAAGAACAGCTGAGAGACAAACTTCTAGGATGAGAATGGAGTACTTAAGATCAGTACTAAGGCAAGAAGTTTCCTTCTTCGACACTCAATCAACATCTTCTCATACTTTTCAAGTTGTTTCATCAGTTTCTTCTGATGCTCATCTAATCCAGGACACCATGGCAGAAAAGGTtctcttttttaaagtttttaaacatttttcatactttttatcTTCTTCATCTTTTGAATCTTATATTTTCTTTGTTCTCTTTCAACAGATTCCAAATTTTCTAGCACATCTGTCATCATTTCTATTCTGCTTCCCAATTGCTTTTATGCTTTCTTGGAGGCTTTCAGTGGCAGTTTTTCCATTCTGTCTCATGTTTGTCATTCCAGGAATTGGATTTGGAAAGGTATTGAAGGAGTTGggtacaaaaataaaagatgcTTATGGCAATGCAGGTGGCATTGCAGAGCAAGCGATTTCATCCATTCGTACTGTTTATTCATATGTTGGGGAGAACCATACTATGACTAAGTTTAGCAAAGCACTTGAAAATTGTTCCAAACTTGGCATAAAACAAGGTTTAATGAAGGGAATACTGATGGGGAGCATGGGAATGATTTATGCTACTTGGGCTTTTCAAGCTTGGGTTGGGAGCTTGCTTGTTGCTGAAAGAGGAGAAAAAGGTGGCTATGTTTTCATATCTGGGGTGTGTGTAATTTTGGGAGGAGT ATCTGTAATACTTGCTCTTCCAAATCTATCTTTCATCTCAGAGGCATTGATTGCAGCCGATCGAATATTTGTGATGATTGAGAGGGTTCCACTCATTGACAATGAAGATGAAAAGGGAAAAGTTCTCCAACATGTAAAGGGAAATATTGAGTTTAGAGATGTTGAATTTAGTTATCCATCAAGGCCTGATACTCCAATTCTACAAGGTTTTAATCTCAAGGTGAAATCTAGTAAGATGGTTGGTCTTGTTGGGGGCAGTGGTTCTGGAAAGTCCACTATCATTTCTTTGCTTGAAAGATTCTATGATCCAATTAGAGGACACATTTTTCTTGATGGGAATAAACTAAAGACACTTGAAATAAAATGGTTGAGGTCCCAAATGGGGTTGGTTAATCAAGAACCAATCCTTTTTGCAACAtccataaaagaaaatattttttttggaaaggAAGGAGCTTCAATGGAAGACGTTATTAATGCAGCTAAGGATGCAAATGCGCATGAGTTTATTGTTAAATTACCCGAACGATATGATACTCAA GTTGGACAATTTGGAGTTCAGTTGTCTGGAGGGCAAAAGCAAAGGATTGCTATAGCAAGGGCTTTAGTAAGAAATCCAAGAATACTTCTATTAGATGAAGCTACGAGTGCTTTGGATGCTCATTCTGAAAGAGTTGTGCAAGAAGCCTTGGACAAGGCTTCACGAGGAAGAACAACAATTGTCATTGCCCATCGACTTTCCACAATTCAAAATGCTGACACAATAGTAGTTCTTCAATCAGGGAAAGTGGTTGAAATAGGTTCACATGATGAATTAATTCAGAGAAAACATGGAACAGGAGGTGCATATAGCAAAATGGTTGAATTACAGCAATCATCCATACAAAGGGATGACATATCCATTGGTTTTCATCATCCAACAAAAGGTAGAAAACAAGACAAAATGATGAGTGCTTATAGCTCTATGTCCCCAGCAAAAGTTAGATCAAGCTGGCAAAATAGCCCTGCAACCACTCCATTTAGTCCAATATTTTCCATGAGTGTCACTAATTCTTTCCAAATGAGCCAATATGATAACGACCACAATAAAAGATCACATGATGACTCGTATTCCTCCCCATCCCAGTGGCGTTTATTGAAGATGAATGCACCTGAGTGGAAGCAAGCAATACTTGGTTGTTTAGGGGCTGCTGGATTTGGAGCTATTCAACCAATTCATGCCTATTGCTTAGGAACTGTTGTTTCAGTTTACTTCCTAAAAGATAGCTCTCAGATCAAATCAGAAATGAAAATGTATTGCTATATATTTTTAATCCTAACTGGTTTAAGTTTCATTACAAATCTTCTTCAACATTACAACTTTGCAATCATGGGAGAGCGTTTAACAAAAAGGGTGCGAGAAAGAATGCTCGAGGAAATGCTCACCTTCGAGATAGGTTGGTTTGATCAAGATGACAACACAAGTGCAGCTATCTGTGCTCGACTAGCCAATGAAGCAAGCATGGTGCGTTCCCTAATTTCGGACCGCATATCATTGCTAGTTCAAGTTTTCTTCAGTGCCTCTTTAGCTTTTATCATTGGACTAATAATCACATGGAGGGTGGCCATTGTAATGATTGCCATGCAACCTTTGCTTGTTGGAAGCTTCTATTCAAAGAGTGTCTTAATGAAAAGTATGTCTAGAAAGGCTCAAAAAGCTCAGAGTAAAGGTAGTCAATTAGCAAGTGAAGCTGCCATCAACCATAGGACTATAACAGCCTTTTCCTCTCAAAAAAGAGTACTAGACCTCTTTTGGCTTTCAATGGAAGGTCCTAAAAAGGAGAACATCAAACAATCATGGTTTTCTGGCATTGGCTTGTTCACTTCTCAATTTTTGACAACTGCTGCTATATCTTTAACTTTTTGGTATGGTGGAAGACTCATCAACAGTGGCCAAGTGAGCTCAAAGCATTTGTTTCAAGCCTTTTTTCTCTTAATTAGCACAGGAAAAAACATTGCAGATGCTGGAAGTATGACCTCTGATCTGGCTAGAGGTGCAAGTGCCATCAAATCAATATTTGCAATCTTAGATAGGAAAAGTGAGATTGAACCTGAAAACCCAAAAGCAATTAAGAAAACCATCAAGGGACAAATAGAGTTGAAGAATATATTTTTCTCTTATCCAGTCAGACCAGACCAAATGATTTTCGAGGGCCTAACTCTCAAGATAGAAGCTGGAAGAACAATGGCTCTAGTGGGACAAAGTGGATCAGGAAAATCTACTGTAATTGGACTAATTGAAAGATTTTATGATCCACTAAAAGGTTCAATCTTAGTAGATGGGCTAGACATTAAGGACTATGACTTGAGAAAGTTGAGGTCGCAAATTGCTTTGGTAAGTCAAGAACCTACTCTTTTCGGAGGTAGTATTCGAGAGAACATTCAATACGGTAAAGAAGATGCTTCAGAAGTTGAAATGAGAAAAGCTGCAAAACTTGCCAATGCTCATGAATTCATAAG CTCAATGAAAGATGGCTATGACACATATTGTGGAGAAAGAGGTGTTCAACTCTCAGGAGGACAAAAGCAAAGGATAGCTCTTGCGAGAGCAATACTGAAAAACCCGAAAATCCTTCTATTGGATGAGGCAACGAGTGCTCTTGACAGCACATCAGAGAATTTAGTCCAAGAAGCATTGGAGAAGATGATGGTTGGGAGAACATGTGTAGTTGTGGCTCACCGTTTGTCCACCATACAAAAGGCAGACATCATAGTAGTGATAAAGAATGGGAAGGTTGCAGAGAAAGGATCACATGCTGAGTTGCTTTCTATTGGACATCATGGTGCTTACTTCTCTCTTGTAAAGCTACAAAATCACTCACAAAATTGA
- the LOC115715239 gene encoding uncharacterized protein LOC115715239, producing MVKVATYFAMSLGAFVFWQSMEKVHVWIALHQDEKQERLEREAEIRRVREELLQQARQNDIA from the exons atggtgAAGGTAGCGACCTACTTCGCTATGTCACTTGGAGCTTTCGTGTTCTGGCAATCCATGGAAAAGGTCCATGTTTGGATCGCTCTTCATCAAGACGAAAAG CAAGAGAGATTGGAGAGAGAAGCAGAGATTAGGAGAGTGAGGGAAGAATTGCTGCAACAAGCCAGACAGAACGATATTGCGTGA
- the LOC115712336 gene encoding vignain, which produces MDLGKFFLIALSLAVLFELAQSFEFHEKDLASEESLWDLYERWRSQHTVSRDLKEKHQRFNVFKANVKHVHKVNQMNKPYKLKLNMFADMTNHEFVRSYAGSKVNHYRMLHGERPTTTFKHENTSDLPTSVDWRKKGAVTGVKNQGNCGSCWAFSAVAAVEGVNQIETKELVSLSEQELVDCSSKNHGCEGGLMEPAFAFIKKQGGITTEKSYPYTASDGSCESSKFKNSPLVTIDGYERVPENDENALMKAAANQPVSVSIDAGDRDFQFYSEGVYSGECSIQLNHGVAVVGYGATLDGTKYWIVKNSWGAEWGEKGYIRMERGIDAEEGLCGIAMDASYPVKSSANPKTGSSKDEL; this is translated from the exons atGGATTTGGGGAAGTTTTTCCTGATTGCTCTTTCGCTTGCTGTGCTTTTCGAGctagctcaaagctttgaattccatgaaaaagactTGGCTTCTGAAGAGAGTCTATGGGATTTATACGAGAGGTGGAGAAGCCAGCACACAGTTTCGAGGGACCTTAAAGAAAAGCATCAACGTTTCAATGTGTTCAAGGCGAATGTAAAGCATGTCCACAAGGTGAACCAGATGAACAAGCCTTACAAGTTGAAACTGAACATGTTTGCAGACATGACCAACCATGAGTTTGTAAGATCCTATGCTGGATCAAAGGTTAACCACTATAGGATGTTACACGGTGAACGACCAACTACTACCTTCAAGCATGAAAACACTAGTGATCTTCCAACATCTGTTGATTGGAGGAAGAAAGGAGCAGTCACTGGAGTTAAAAACCAAGGCAACTGTGGTAGCTGTTGGGCATTCTCAGCTGTAGCTGCAGTTGAAGGTGTCAACCAAATCGAAACAAAGGAGCTGGTATCTTTGTCGGAACAAGAATTGGTTGATTGCAGCTCGAAAAACCATGGTTGTGAAGGGGGGTTGATGGAACCTGCTTTTGCGTTCATAAAGAAGCAAGGAGGTATAACTACTGAAAAGAGCTATCCCTACACAGCCAGTGATGGTTCTTGTGAATCATCTAAG TTCAAAAACTCTCCTTTGGTGACCATTGATGGATACGAAAGGGTACCCGAAAACGATGAGAATGCTCTAATGAAAGCCGCAGCAAACCAACCTGTATCTGTTTCCATAGATGCTGGTGATAGGGATTTTCAGTTTTACTCAGAG GGAGTCTATTCAGGAGAATGTAGTATACAGCTAAATCATGGAGTTGCAGTAGTGGGGTATGGAGCAACTCTTGATGGGACAAAATATTGGATAGTGAAGAACTCTTGGGGAGCCGAATGGGGAGAGAAAGGCTATATTAGGATGGAACGCGGAATTGATGCAGAAGAAGGGCTGTGTGGTATAGCAATGGATGCTTCTTACCCGGTTAAATCCTCAGCAAACCCCAAAACTGGTTCTTCTAAAGATGAACTGTAG